In the genome of Natronorubrum daqingense, the window CATGACTGGAAACGACCCACTCAGCAACGCGCTCTCGGGACTCGACAACGCCGAAAGCGTGGGGCATCTCAGCCACGAGGTAACACCCGCCTCCAACGAGATCGGCAGCGTACTCGAGGTCTTCTACGACCGCGGGTACATCGACGGCTTCGAGTACGTCGACGACGGTAAAGCCGGTCAGTTCGAGGTCGAATTGAAAGGAGCGATCAACGACTGTGGCCCAGTCAAACCCCGCTACAGTGCCAGCGCAGAAGACTTCGAGAAGTGGGAGAAACGGTATCTCCCCGCTCGAGACTTCGGTGCACTCGTCGTTACGACGAGCAGTGGCATCATGAGCCACTACGAGGCTCGTGAGCAGGGTATTGGGGGCCAGGTGATCGCATACGTCTACTAACCATGCGAGTCGAACTGGAAATCCCTGACAACGTAACCGTCGAGATCGACCACCTCGACGTGACCGTCGACGGCCCAGAAGGCAGCGTTACCCGCCGCCTCTGGTACCCCGACGTGACCGTCGAACTCGAAGACGAGACTGTGGTAGTCGAAAGTGACAACGAGGACGCGAAGACGAACGCGACCGTTGGCACGTTCGAGAGCCACATCAAAAACGCATTCCACGGCGTGGCCGAGGGCTGGGAGTACAAGATGGAAGTCTTCTACTCTCACTTCCCGATGCAGGTCCGCGCGGAAGGCGACGAAGTCGTCATCGAGAACTTCCTCGGCGAAAAGGCAGCGCGACGTACGACTATTCACGGTGAAACCGACGTGTCCGTCGACGACGAGAAACTCGTCCTCTCTGGACCCAACAAGGAAGACGTCGGCCAAACGGCGGCCGACATCGAGCAACTGACACGCGTCAGTGGCAAGGACACCCGAGTCTTCCAAGACGGCGTCTACATCACCGAGAAACCCGCTAAAGGAGGTGCCTGATAGATGGCAGACGACGAACCAGAAACTGAAGACACTGGGG includes:
- a CDS encoding 30S ribosomal protein S8, with translation MTGNDPLSNALSGLDNAESVGHLSHEVTPASNEIGSVLEVFYDRGYIDGFEYVDDGKAGQFEVELKGAINDCGPVKPRYSASAEDFEKWEKRYLPARDFGALVVTTSSGIMSHYEAREQGIGGQVIAYVY
- a CDS encoding 50S ribosomal protein L6, encoding MRVELEIPDNVTVEIDHLDVTVDGPEGSVTRRLWYPDVTVELEDETVVVESDNEDAKTNATVGTFESHIKNAFHGVAEGWEYKMEVFYSHFPMQVRAEGDEVVIENFLGEKAARRTTIHGETDVSVDDEKLVLSGPNKEDVGQTAADIEQLTRVSGKDTRVFQDGVYITEKPAKGGA